One window of the Actinomyces procaprae genome contains the following:
- a CDS encoding GntR family transcriptional regulator, with amino-acid sequence MDLDGSRPIWLQLVDDFRLRIVTGAWPTGTRIPSVRELAAQSGVNPNTVQRALAELDRTGLTGTERTAGRFVTTDTAVVDAVRRELATGAADAFITALTAVGMDLAQASALLQERWSDRPDMPQADQGENS; translated from the coding sequence GTGGATCTTGACGGCTCCCGGCCGATCTGGCTGCAACTAGTCGATGACTTCCGCCTGCGGATCGTCACCGGCGCCTGGCCAACCGGCACCCGGATACCCAGCGTGCGCGAACTTGCCGCGCAATCCGGCGTCAACCCCAACACCGTCCAACGCGCCCTCGCCGAACTCGATCGCACCGGCCTGACCGGCACCGAACGGACCGCAGGCCGCTTCGTCACCACGGATACCGCCGTCGTCGACGCCGTGCGCCGAGAGCTCGCCACCGGTGCCGCGGACGCCTTCATCACTGCCCTCACCGCCGTCGGCATGGACTTGGCGCAGGCGTCTGCGCTCCTGCAGGAGCGCTGGAGCGACCGTCCGGACATGCCCCAGGCAGACCAAGGAGAAAACTCATGA
- a CDS encoding zinc transporter: MTVSGGRSQEVVESVPGAPVPGGGYPGGAQQPSTDGVRYKYGPPTHQCPYGTISSPSGVRPIWLKCLDAPDATAGGTVVVTVTATDAATLLAQGSGITRQPPGDQVLISKDFIVYTSPDTQVLTTTVAGTPVTIHATPTSYTWDWGDGTTTTTTTPGAPWPNQTVTHRYTHTAQDVTTTLTTTWKATYTPAGGTTTPITGTITTTNTTTPYDLVRTLTYLTDQAETQQGH; this comes from the coding sequence GTGACTGTTTCTGGTGGGCGGTCGCAAGAGGTGGTGGAGTCGGTTCCGGGCGCGCCGGTCCCCGGGGGCGGCTACCCCGGAGGCGCGCAGCAGCCAAGCACCGACGGCGTGCGCTACAAGTACGGGCCACCCACCCACCAGTGCCCCTACGGCACCATCTCCTCCCCCAGCGGCGTACGCCCCATCTGGCTAAAGTGCCTGGACGCCCCCGACGCCACCGCCGGAGGCACAGTAGTAGTCACCGTCACCGCCACCGACGCCGCCACCCTCCTGGCCCAGGGCTCGGGCATCACCCGCCAGCCCCCGGGCGACCAGGTCCTGATCAGCAAGGACTTCATCGTCTACACCAGCCCCGACACCCAGGTACTGACCACCACCGTCGCCGGCACCCCGGTAACCATCCACGCCACCCCCACCAGCTACACCTGGGACTGGGGCGACGGCACCACCACCACAACCACCACCCCCGGAGCCCCGTGGCCCAACCAGACCGTCACCCACCGCTACACCCACACCGCCCAAGACGTAACCACCACCCTGACCACCACCTGGAAAGCCACCTACACCCCCGCCGGAGGCACCACCACCCCCATCACCGGAACCATCACCACCACCAACACCACCACCCCCTACGACCTCGTACGCACCCTCACCTACCTCACCGACCAAGCCGAAACCCAACAAGGACACTGA
- the mnmA gene encoding tRNA 2-thiouridine(34) synthase MnmA, which yields MRVLAAMSGGVDSAVAAARAVEAGHEVVGVHMALTRNRAATRSGARGCCSIEDAGDARWAAEVLGIPFYVWDLSEEFEERVVADFLSEYRAGRTPNPCVRCNERVKFDVLLERGLALGFDAVVTGHYARLRGGAADGRPGEANTLELRRAADAAKDQSYVLAVSGREGLSRALFPLGDAPSKATVRAEAERRGLPVADKPDSYDICFVADGDTRGFLQRSLGVQEGSIVSPDGEVLGTHEGYFGFTVGQRKGLGLTRPAADGRPRYVIETRPSTNEVVVGPAELLQRTVVDGRDLVLLGSPDSLADGVGWQDVTVQVRAHGRPVPADVTVDAADSTLHAVLRQPLRGLAAGQSVVVYGGDDGGRVLAQATVA from the coding sequence GTGCGCGTACTGGCAGCCATGTCCGGCGGAGTCGACTCCGCCGTCGCCGCCGCGCGCGCCGTCGAGGCCGGTCACGAGGTGGTCGGCGTCCACATGGCACTGACCCGCAACCGGGCAGCCACGCGCTCCGGCGCCCGCGGCTGCTGCTCCATCGAGGACGCCGGCGACGCCCGCTGGGCTGCCGAGGTCCTGGGCATCCCCTTCTATGTGTGGGACCTGTCGGAGGAGTTCGAGGAGCGAGTGGTCGCTGACTTCCTGTCCGAGTACCGCGCCGGCCGCACCCCCAACCCTTGCGTGCGCTGCAATGAGCGGGTCAAGTTCGACGTGCTGCTGGAGCGCGGCCTGGCCTTGGGCTTCGACGCCGTCGTCACCGGGCACTACGCCCGCCTGCGCGGCGGCGCCGCAGACGGCCGCCCAGGTGAGGCGAACACCCTGGAACTGCGCCGCGCCGCCGATGCGGCCAAGGATCAGTCCTACGTGCTGGCCGTCTCCGGGCGCGAGGGACTTTCGCGCGCCCTGTTCCCCCTCGGGGATGCCCCCTCCAAGGCGACGGTGCGGGCCGAGGCCGAGCGCCGCGGCCTGCCCGTGGCGGATAAGCCGGACTCCTACGACATCTGCTTCGTCGCCGACGGCGACACTCGCGGCTTCCTGCAGCGCAGCCTCGGCGTCCAGGAGGGCAGCATCGTCTCCCCCGACGGCGAGGTGCTCGGCACCCACGAAGGCTACTTCGGCTTCACCGTCGGTCAGCGCAAGGGCCTGGGACTGACCCGTCCCGCCGCCGACGGCCGCCCCCGGTACGTAATTGAGACGCGCCCGAGCACCAACGAGGTCGTCGTCGGCCCCGCCGAGCTGCTGCAGCGCACCGTCGTTGACGGCAGGGACCTGGTGCTGCTGGGCTCCCCCGATTCACTCGCCGACGGCGTCGGCTGGCAGGACGTGACCGTGCAGGTGCGGGCGCACGGCCGCCCGGTGCCCGCGGACGTGACCGTGGACGCCGCCGACAGCACACTGCACGCCGTCCTGCGCCAGCCCCTACGTGGCCTGGCCGCTGGACAGAGCGTCGTCGTCTATGGCGGGGACGACGGCGGCCGGGTGCTGGCCCAGGCGACAGTCGCCTGA
- a CDS encoding thiamine biosynthesis protein ThiF: MRIRGQSPVLWRAPGESQIGAEQGQAIVVSGLTSGEQQLLDRLPEEILPGTLYRAARWSRVPLERAHEILHNLHEADIIDSSAEPPDNADSVYWSRLAKDPAARTAQLRASSVAIRGGGELARDVICLLAEAGVATILPDDDALAEWAQALSPQVRARAPLGQRPDVLVTLDGHVIDPVSSRALAREGITHLPVVVREVSIRVGPLITEHSAMCTTCLDLWERDADPCWPALATQLRLLPAPVVERLLVHQAAALAARAILDVVTGRSKLWEGRSVEISAADPVGVERRWRPHPECLCQQVTAAEGPAERPEPARTGPAAAITLHYC, from the coding sequence ATGCGCATCCGCGGCCAGTCCCCCGTCCTATGGCGCGCGCCCGGGGAGAGCCAGATCGGGGCCGAGCAGGGGCAGGCGATCGTCGTGTCGGGACTGACCAGCGGTGAGCAGCAGCTGCTCGACCGGCTACCGGAGGAGATCCTGCCCGGAACGCTCTACCGCGCCGCCCGCTGGAGCCGGGTGCCGTTGGAAAGGGCGCACGAGATCCTCCACAACCTGCACGAGGCCGACATCATCGACTCCTCCGCCGAGCCACCAGACAATGCCGACTCGGTCTACTGGAGCCGACTGGCCAAGGATCCGGCTGCGCGCACCGCACAGCTGCGGGCCAGTAGCGTCGCCATCCGGGGAGGCGGCGAGCTGGCACGCGACGTCATCTGCCTGCTGGCGGAGGCCGGCGTGGCCACCATCCTGCCCGACGACGATGCCCTGGCCGAGTGGGCACAGGCGCTCTCCCCCCAGGTGCGCGCGCGGGCGCCGCTGGGTCAGCGCCCGGACGTGCTCGTCACCCTCGACGGGCATGTCATCGACCCGGTGAGCTCACGCGCGCTGGCCCGTGAAGGCATCACCCACCTGCCGGTGGTAGTGCGGGAGGTGAGCATTCGGGTGGGACCGCTCATTACGGAGCACTCCGCGATGTGCACCACCTGCCTGGACCTGTGGGAGCGCGACGCGGACCCCTGCTGGCCGGCACTGGCGACGCAGCTGCGGCTACTGCCCGCGCCGGTGGTGGAGCGGCTGCTGGTGCACCAGGCGGCGGCGCTGGCGGCCAGGGCGATCCTCGACGTCGTCACCGGCCGCTCCAAGCTGTGGGAGGGCCGCAGCGTGGAGATCTCCGCCGCCGACCCCGTGGGTGTGGAACGCCGCTGGCGTCCGCACCCCGAGTGCCTGTGCCAGCAAGTCACCGCGGCGGAGGGCCCCGCGGAACGGCCGGAGCCCGCACGCACCGGCCCAGCCGCCGCCATCACCCTCCATTACTGCTGA
- a CDS encoding ATP-dependent helicase: MNDHAPAADAPRPAGASGILPSPAQLLDALDPDQRQVAEHLEGALCVLAGAGTGKTRAITYRIAHGVAVGAYQPTQVLAVTFTARAAGEMRSRLTDLGVHGAQARTFHAAALRQLTYFWPSAIGGRRHEIERYKARLVGTAAHRLGLSTDRALIRDLAAEVEWAKVTMTLPEDYAQAAATQGRVGVGDLDTATVAQLLAVYEEVKSERGVIDFEDVLLLMVGILKDREDIAAQIRGQYKHFVVDEYQDVSPLQQRLLDLWLGRRRQLCVVGDVSQTIYSFTGATPEFLTGFASRYEGARTVRLSRDYRSTPQVVSLANRVLSRSRRGTGALTLPAGAVQLQAQRPSGPAVRFEDYDDDVAEAAGVVAQVRRLQSAGVPLSQIAVLYRTNSQSEVVEQALADAGIGYLVRGGERFFEREEVKRAMVLLRAAARTERAELTGDPGADARMVLAREGWSEQPPAARGAMRERWDSLNAIVELADQLGERRGTDLDGLVAELAARADAQNAPTVDGVTLSSLHAAKGLEWDAVLLIGACEGLLPISLAEGPAAIEEERRLLYVGVTRAREHLVISYARARNPGGRASRKPSRFLDGIWPTDGDGPARRRPGVGGGPRARAKQAAADFEAENDPATVALFEQLRAWRAQVAKEGSKPAYTVFADTTLRSIAVVKPAVLPQLSLIRGVGAVKLREYGPEVLQIVREFTQADQQ, from the coding sequence ATGAACGACCACGCCCCGGCAGCCGACGCCCCGCGCCCCGCGGGCGCCTCCGGCATTCTGCCCAGCCCCGCCCAGCTGCTCGACGCCCTCGACCCCGACCAGCGGCAGGTGGCCGAGCACCTGGAGGGGGCCCTGTGCGTGCTGGCCGGCGCCGGCACCGGCAAGACTCGGGCGATCACCTACCGCATCGCCCACGGGGTGGCGGTGGGCGCCTACCAGCCCACCCAGGTGCTGGCCGTCACCTTCACCGCCCGCGCCGCCGGGGAGATGCGCTCGCGCCTGACCGACCTGGGCGTGCACGGCGCACAGGCCCGCACCTTCCACGCCGCCGCCCTGCGGCAACTGACCTACTTCTGGCCGAGCGCGATCGGCGGGCGCCGCCACGAGATTGAGCGCTACAAGGCCCGCCTGGTCGGTACTGCCGCCCACCGCCTGGGACTGAGCACAGACCGTGCCCTGATTCGGGACCTTGCGGCTGAGGTCGAATGGGCGAAGGTCACCATGACCCTCCCGGAGGACTACGCCCAGGCGGCCGCCACCCAGGGACGCGTTGGGGTGGGGGACCTCGATACCGCCACCGTCGCCCAACTGTTGGCCGTCTACGAGGAGGTCAAGTCCGAGCGGGGCGTGATCGACTTCGAGGACGTGCTGCTGCTCATGGTCGGCATCCTCAAGGACCGCGAGGACATCGCCGCCCAGATCCGCGGGCAGTACAAGCACTTCGTGGTCGACGAGTACCAGGACGTCTCTCCGCTCCAGCAGCGCCTGCTGGACCTGTGGCTGGGGCGTCGCCGCCAGCTGTGCGTGGTGGGTGACGTCTCCCAGACCATCTACTCCTTCACCGGCGCCACCCCCGAGTTCCTGACCGGTTTCGCCTCCCGCTATGAAGGCGCCCGCACCGTGCGGCTGAGCCGCGACTACCGCTCCACCCCGCAGGTGGTGTCCCTGGCCAACCGGGTGCTTTCGCGCTCGCGGCGCGGCACCGGGGCGTTGACTCTGCCGGCTGGTGCCGTCCAGCTCCAGGCGCAGCGTCCCTCCGGTCCCGCGGTGCGTTTCGAGGATTATGACGACGACGTCGCCGAGGCCGCCGGGGTGGTCGCCCAGGTGCGTCGGCTCCAGTCCGCCGGCGTGCCGCTGTCGCAGATCGCCGTCCTGTACCGCACCAACTCTCAGTCCGAGGTGGTTGAGCAGGCACTGGCCGACGCCGGCATCGGCTACCTGGTGCGCGGCGGGGAGCGCTTCTTTGAACGCGAGGAGGTCAAGCGCGCCATGGTGCTGCTGCGGGCCGCCGCCCGCACCGAGCGGGCCGAGCTGACCGGGGACCCCGGGGCGGACGCGCGCATGGTGCTGGCCCGGGAGGGATGGAGCGAGCAGCCGCCCGCCGCCCGTGGCGCCATGCGCGAGCGCTGGGACTCCCTGAACGCGATCGTGGAGCTGGCCGACCAGCTCGGTGAGCGGCGCGGCACCGACCTGGATGGTCTGGTGGCGGAGCTGGCCGCCCGCGCGGACGCCCAGAACGCCCCCACCGTCGACGGTGTCACCCTGTCCTCCCTGCACGCCGCCAAGGGGCTGGAGTGGGATGCGGTGCTGCTGATCGGCGCGTGCGAGGGGCTGCTGCCGATCTCGCTGGCAGAGGGCCCCGCCGCGATCGAGGAGGAGCGGCGCCTGCTGTACGTGGGGGTCACTCGCGCCCGCGAGCACCTGGTGATCTCCTATGCGCGTGCGCGCAACCCCGGCGGACGTGCCTCCCGCAAGCCCTCCCGCTTCCTGGACGGCATCTGGCCCACCGACGGCGATGGGCCCGCCCGGCGGCGCCCCGGCGTCGGCGGCGGACCGCGTGCCCGCGCCAAGCAGGCCGCAGCCGACTTCGAGGCCGAGAATGACCCGGCGACGGTGGCCCTGTTCGAGCAGCTGCGCGCCTGGCGGGCTCAGGTCGCCAAGGAGGGGTCAAAGCCCGCGTACACCGTGTTCGCCGATACGACTCTGCGGTCGATCGCGGTGGTCAAGCCTGCTGTTCTGCCGCAGCTGTCCCTGATCCGCGGGGTGGGTGCCGTCAAGCTCAGGGAGTACGGGCCCGAGGTGTTGCAGATCGTGCGTGAGTTCACGCAGGCGGATCAGCAGTAA
- a CDS encoding electron transfer flavoprotein subunit alpha/FixB family protein — MPENMLNAPIVVLVDRTPEGIPTAGALALVSVARALTSAEVVALAPGGLEPSASAVLAAAGAARVLVADLDGREAVAAVAADAVVAAVRSVRPAVALVGSDYRGKEIAGRAAVLLGSACASDVGDLEVVGSELRASKLVLSGTWSTTMTVSAQSDHTPVISVHPSAVEPASPAAGEAEIPVEPLDVPLSAEAAAVKVVSREVSDAAAGPDLAEAQRVVVMGRGTDGDLGLVHSLADPLDAAIGATRVACDEGWIERSAQVGQTGVSIAPSLYIGLGVSGAVHHTSGIQGAGTIVAVCDDSEAPIFEMADYGVVGDVAEVVPQLVEELARLRG; from the coding sequence ATGCCTGAAAACATGCTGAACGCGCCCATTGTCGTGCTGGTCGACCGTACGCCCGAGGGCATCCCCACCGCGGGCGCCCTCGCACTCGTCTCCGTGGCGCGCGCACTCACCTCCGCCGAGGTCGTGGCGCTGGCTCCCGGGGGCCTGGAGCCATCCGCCTCCGCCGTGCTTGCCGCGGCCGGAGCCGCTCGTGTGCTTGTGGCGGACCTTGACGGCCGGGAGGCGGTGGCGGCGGTCGCGGCCGACGCCGTCGTTGCGGCTGTCCGGTCCGTGCGCCCCGCCGTCGCGCTGGTGGGTAGCGACTACCGCGGCAAGGAGATTGCCGGCCGGGCCGCGGTCCTGCTGGGCTCGGCCTGCGCCTCCGATGTGGGTGACCTGGAAGTGGTCGGCAGTGAGCTGCGGGCCTCCAAGCTGGTCCTGTCGGGCACCTGGTCCACCACCATGACCGTGTCCGCGCAGTCCGACCACACCCCGGTCATCTCGGTGCACCCCAGTGCCGTAGAGCCGGCGTCCCCCGCCGCGGGCGAGGCGGAGATCCCCGTCGAGCCCCTGGACGTGCCGTTGTCTGCGGAGGCCGCAGCCGTCAAGGTCGTCTCCCGCGAGGTCTCCGACGCCGCCGCGGGCCCCGACCTGGCCGAGGCGCAGCGCGTCGTGGTCATGGGGCGCGGCACAGACGGCGACCTCGGCCTGGTGCATTCGCTCGCCGACCCGCTCGACGCCGCCATCGGCGCGACCCGCGTGGCCTGCGACGAGGGCTGGATCGAGCGTTCCGCACAGGTCGGGCAGACCGGTGTCTCCATAGCCCCCAGTCTGTATATCGGGCTGGGCGTGTCCGGCGCAGTCCACCACACCAGCGGCATCCAGGGCGCCGGCACGATTGTTGCGGTCTGCGACGACTCGGAGGCGCCGATCTTCGAGATGGCCGACTACGGCGTGGTCGGCGACGTCGCCGAGGTCGTGCCCCAGCTGGTGGAGGAGCTGGCGCGCCTGCGCGGCTGA
- a CDS encoding electron transfer flavoprotein subunit beta/FixA family protein has product MKIVVCIKHVPDVQSERRLEEGRLVRGEDDVLNELDENAVEAAVALVEELGGEVIALCMGPEDAEDGVRRALQMGADSGVVVSDDALVGADVPTTARTLAAAVSKIGGADSGPGDVDLVITGMASLDAMTSMLPGALAAALHVPALTLAGSLEVSADEATITRSTGTVREVLSAPLPALVSVTDQANEPRYPNFAAMRAARKKPVDVWDLGDLGLDAVAEAGIAVVDFTERPAREAGVIRTDAGEAGRELAAWLVENNLV; this is encoded by the coding sequence ATGAAAATAGTCGTCTGCATCAAGCACGTCCCGGATGTGCAGTCTGAGCGTCGTCTGGAGGAGGGGCGCCTGGTCCGCGGTGAGGATGACGTCCTCAACGAGCTGGACGAGAACGCCGTCGAGGCCGCAGTGGCCCTGGTCGAGGAACTGGGCGGCGAGGTGATCGCCCTGTGTATGGGTCCCGAGGACGCCGAGGACGGTGTGCGCCGTGCCCTGCAGATGGGGGCCGACTCCGGCGTCGTCGTCAGCGATGACGCGCTGGTGGGTGCCGACGTGCCTACCACTGCCCGCACTCTCGCCGCCGCCGTATCGAAGATCGGCGGTGCTGACTCCGGGCCGGGCGACGTGGATCTGGTCATCACCGGCATGGCCTCACTGGATGCCATGACCTCCATGCTTCCGGGCGCGCTCGCCGCCGCCCTGCACGTGCCGGCGCTCACCCTGGCGGGCTCGCTGGAGGTGAGTGCCGATGAGGCGACCATCACCCGTTCGACCGGCACCGTGCGGGAGGTGCTCTCCGCCCCGCTGCCCGCACTCGTGTCGGTCACGGACCAGGCCAATGAGCCCCGCTACCCCAATTTCGCCGCCATGCGCGCCGCCCGCAAGAAGCCGGTGGATGTCTGGGACCTGGGTGACCTGGGGCTCGACGCCGTCGCCGAGGCGGGGATCGCCGTCGTCGACTTCACCGAGCGGCCCGCCCGTGAGGCCGGCGTCATCCGCACCGACGCCGGCGAGGCCGGCCGTGAGCTCGCCGCCTGGCTCGTCGAGAACAACCTTGTTTGA
- a CDS encoding DUF6318 family protein, protein MSTTPATRSVSRRRRRPLSTISLARLAAALGLVLLGAGCSHDSGASGLPTPAWTPSPTAAATPTLPPEQAEARATALAMEPPDPYTPEFTPTGAADAATYFLELFPYVFATGDLDAWKNMSDDDCEFCNSVADDVYERHEAGGWVDPWGQEITPLEWWTDQEDPNRYVVRSQIVSEAHTAHSGDGTQSTVETADDILLIQLYWTTSDWHIEAVEATQDNGGDSQ, encoded by the coding sequence ATGTCCACTACTCCCGCAACCCGCTCGGTATCCCGCCGGCGCCGCAGACCACTGTCCACTATTTCCCTGGCCCGGCTCGCCGCCGCGCTCGGCCTGGTTCTCCTCGGGGCCGGCTGCTCGCACGACAGCGGGGCGAGCGGCCTGCCCACCCCTGCCTGGACCCCCTCGCCCACCGCCGCCGCCACGCCCACGCTCCCGCCCGAGCAGGCCGAGGCCAGGGCCACCGCCCTGGCCATGGAGCCCCCGGACCCCTACACCCCGGAGTTCACCCCCACCGGCGCAGCCGACGCAGCCACATACTTCCTTGAGCTGTTCCCGTACGTATTCGCGACAGGCGACCTGGACGCCTGGAAGAACATGAGCGACGACGACTGCGAATTCTGCAACAGCGTGGCAGATGACGTATACGAGCGCCATGAAGCCGGCGGGTGGGTTGACCCCTGGGGTCAGGAGATCACGCCGCTGGAGTGGTGGACCGACCAGGAGGACCCCAACCGCTACGTCGTACGCAGCCAAATAGTGTCTGAAGCCCACACGGCACATTCAGGGGACGGCACGCAATCAACTGTGGAGACAGCCGACGACATCCTGTTGATCCAGCTCTACTGGACTACTAGCGACTGGCACATCGAAGCCGTTGAGGCAACCCAAGATAACGGAGGCGATTCACAATGA
- a CDS encoding ABC transporter ATP-binding protein, with protein sequence MNRHSSAPPSPAARFTAIPVPDGATPLIRVAHLTKAYRGRPALADLTLDLPAGRIIGLMGSNGSGKTTLLKILAGLLSDYDGRVQVGGHAPGPQSKALVAFLPDADFLASGLKAEQAIGMFSRLFPDFDADRAHELVEFFGLPKDRSLKEMSKGMGEKLRVSLIMARRARVYLLDEPISGVDPAARDVILRGVLHNFDPEALMVISTHLIADVEPIVDSVVFLKDGRLLLAGDADDLREAHGMSLDALFRKEYR encoded by the coding sequence ATGAACCGGCACTCATCGGCTCCGCCGTCGCCCGCGGCGCGCTTCACCGCCATCCCCGTACCCGACGGCGCCACGCCACTGATCCGGGTGGCGCACCTGACCAAGGCCTACCGCGGCCGCCCCGCGCTGGCGGACCTGACCCTGGACCTACCGGCCGGCCGGATCATCGGCCTCATGGGCTCCAACGGCTCGGGTAAGACCACCCTGCTGAAGATCCTGGCCGGCCTGTTGTCGGACTACGACGGCCGAGTGCAGGTAGGCGGCCACGCTCCCGGGCCGCAGTCCAAGGCGCTGGTCGCCTTCCTGCCCGACGCCGACTTCCTGGCCTCGGGGCTCAAGGCCGAGCAGGCAATCGGCATGTTCTCCCGGCTCTTCCCCGACTTCGACGCCGACCGCGCCCACGAGTTGGTGGAGTTCTTCGGCCTGCCCAAGGACCGGAGCCTGAAGGAGATGAGCAAGGGCATGGGGGAGAAGCTGCGCGTCAGCCTGATCATGGCGCGCCGCGCCCGTGTCTACCTGCTGGACGAACCCATCTCCGGGGTTGACCCCGCCGCGCGGGACGTCATCCTCAGAGGCGTCCTGCACAACTTCGACCCCGAGGCACTGATGGTGATCTCCACCCATCTGATCGCCGACGTGGAGCCGATCGTCGACTCCGTCGTCTTCCTCAAGGACGGACGCCTGCTGCTGGCCGGCGACGCCGATGACCTGCGTGAGGCTCACGGCATGAGCCTGGACGCCCTGTTTAGGAAGGAGTACCGCTGA
- the nudC gene encoding NAD(+) diphosphatase — protein sequence MTSTPQPDPAEAVPESGQLGTAARSLSRATTDRDASRRGDPNLIARLVSDPATRLLLVDARGRVALDAPATAADLPDDGLAPAAPQDRDAAVWRPGRNAGAPDTARPRLAPLTAADLDARGLTCFYLGREQGTGTGDAAGASWLAAVVPSDDVASPTDAEGAGDPHPALSTVLERYPLSALRAVGADLDAHDAGLATPASALAAWHARSGFCPLCGGRTQIVQAGWARRCTSCDALSFPRTDPAVIMVVTDDADRILLVHGATWDRHRYSTVAGFVEAGEPAEAAVVREVAEETGLRVASVEFVASQPWPFPRSLMLGYRARLAPGEHLARPDGAEVTDAVVLSRAELADAVAAGSVVLPGATSIARMLIEDWYGGPIE from the coding sequence ATGACCTCCACGCCGCAGCCCGACCCCGCCGAGGCGGTCCCCGAGTCCGGACAGCTCGGAACCGCGGCCCGCTCCCTGTCCCGGGCAACCACCGATCGCGACGCCTCCCGCCGCGGCGACCCGAACCTGATCGCCAGGCTCGTCTCCGACCCCGCCACCCGCCTGCTGCTGGTCGACGCCCGCGGGCGCGTCGCCCTGGACGCCCCGGCCACCGCCGCTGACCTGCCCGACGACGGCCTCGCCCCCGCCGCCCCCCAGGACCGGGACGCGGCCGTCTGGCGGCCCGGCCGCAATGCCGGTGCCCCCGACACCGCCCGGCCGCGGCTGGCTCCGCTCACGGCCGCCGACCTGGATGCCAGGGGCCTGACCTGCTTCTACCTGGGGCGCGAGCAGGGCACCGGCACCGGCGACGCCGCCGGGGCCTCCTGGCTCGCCGCCGTCGTTCCCAGCGACGACGTCGCCTCCCCAACCGACGCCGAGGGCGCCGGAGATCCCCACCCGGCCCTCAGCACCGTCCTGGAGCGCTACCCGCTGTCAGCGCTGCGGGCCGTCGGCGCCGACTTGGACGCCCATGACGCCGGCCTGGCCACCCCAGCCAGCGCCCTGGCCGCCTGGCACGCGCGCTCCGGCTTCTGCCCGCTGTGCGGCGGCCGCACCCAGATCGTCCAGGCCGGCTGGGCCCGCCGCTGCACCAGCTGCGACGCCCTCAGCTTCCCCCGCACCGACCCGGCCGTGATCATGGTCGTCACCGACGACGCCGACCGCATCCTCCTGGTCCACGGCGCCACCTGGGACCGCCACCGCTACTCCACCGTCGCCGGCTTCGTGGAGGCGGGGGAGCCCGCGGAGGCCGCCGTGGTCCGCGAGGTCGCCGAGGAGACCGGGCTGAGGGTGGCCAGCGTGGAGTTCGTCGCCAGCCAACCCTGGCCCTTCCCCCGCTCGCTCATGCTCGGCTACCGGGCCCGCCTGGCGCCCGGGGAGCACCTGGCCCGCCCCGACGGCGCCGAAGTCACCGACGCGGTGGTCCTCAGCCGTGCCGAGCTCGCCGACGCCGTTGCCGCCGGGAGCGTCGTCCTGCCGGGAGCCACCTCCATCGCCAGGATGCTGATCGAGGACTGGTACGGCGGCCCCATCGAGTGA